A genomic window from Bdellovibrio sp. SKB1291214 includes:
- a CDS encoding UdgX family uracil-DNA binding protein (This protein belongs to the uracil DNA glycosylase superfamily, members of which act in excision repair of DNA. However, it belongs more specifically to UdgX branch, whose founding member was found to bind uracil in DNA (where it does not belong), without cleaving it, appears to promote DNA repair by a pathway involving RecA, rather than base excision.), with protein MADSGKMLKKLKKAAEHCRDCDLYKYATQVVFGNGNPKASLIIVGEQPGNEEDLQGEPFVGPAGGVLRKCLEAAGIDISSVYLTNAVKHFKFKTAGTGKRRIHDKPNTAQIKACHHWLQDEIMTIHPQIILALGVTAGRSVLGRNPTISQERGKDLNEADQGPSIYVSWHPSAILRSPDREKSDQLRKELIQDLKKIAKLFNI; from the coding sequence ATGGCTGACTCCGGCAAGATGCTTAAGAAACTCAAAAAGGCAGCAGAACATTGTCGCGATTGCGATTTGTATAAATATGCTACTCAGGTTGTTTTCGGAAACGGGAATCCAAAAGCCTCTTTGATCATCGTCGGCGAACAACCGGGCAATGAAGAGGACTTGCAAGGAGAACCCTTTGTGGGACCCGCTGGCGGAGTCTTAAGGAAGTGTTTAGAAGCGGCTGGAATTGATATATCCAGTGTCTATCTGACCAATGCCGTTAAACATTTTAAATTCAAAACTGCAGGCACCGGAAAAAGACGAATCCACGACAAACCCAACACGGCTCAAATCAAAGCGTGTCATCACTGGTTGCAAGATGAAATAATGACGATTCATCCGCAAATCATATTGGCACTGGGAGTGACAGCTGGTCGCAGTGTCTTGGGAAGAAATCCAACGATTTCCCAAGAACGCGGTAAGGATTTGAATGAAGCGGATCAGGGCCCATCAATTTACGTAAGTTGGCATCCCTCCGCCATATTACGAAGTCCCGACCGAGAAAAATCGGATCAGCTCCGGAAAGAGCTGATTCAGGATCTTAAAAAAATCGCGAAGCTTTTCAATATTTAA